The Lycorma delicatula isolate Av1 chromosome 8, ASM4794821v1, whole genome shotgun sequence DNA segment AAGCCACAGAGATTAAACAAAATGCAGCACTAAGTTAtgattgtcaaaaataattttaaatttctcagCTCAATGCATTAGAGCAGTTACAAAGATAGAGTTGTATATTTCAATCATGTACAGTGCGTATGAAGAAAACAAAAGCTTGCTTCCAGGAGGCAGACAGTCGCTGTGCAGGGCATTATAATATTACTCCTTTCTCGTAACAATATGATCATTCAATTTTGCAGTAcagtatgtttaattattttcataaacagcaaaaattctttccacatttagaatttatcattttagtatagttatgaatatttcttactgtatgtAACACAAATACAAATAGTTTATTCTTGTGTTATGAAATTAATTGAACGCATAAAAAGGAAGCTGGCAcgaagttatgaaaaatatttttaacatcaattCTTTATACTCGACAGAGACTCTCTTGTATATCtttgaaagaaatttgttttcctttgatgttttattttcgATAATACAAAATCAAGTTTATTCATTCCTATTCTACTATCCAGAGTATAATTCTGCACCGACTCAGTGTAATATTGGTCCAGAAATCCTAACCAGAGTGAAAAACTTATAAAGTGGTCTGTCCATTTATTGACCTTGATTTCCTTGTTCTGcttaaatttttgtctttttgattattgatttataataccgtgtgtttcaaaatgaatatcggggttttaaagttatgttatatcttttaagttttacttacgtcgataaattatacatgaaatgaaagagaaacttaaacagtttttcctataattGTTCAATGTGAGCGCCATTCATCGCACgacacacatccagccgataggagggTTCATCCCCATACTTTCATCAGTAAATCTTGAGTAATTGAtgtgacagctgcttcaatcctgtgcctcaagTTGGGTTGGTGAAACACttacttgatcctttataaatcttcataaataaaattacaccgtGGCGACGACGGCAAGCACCGATAGTGCGAATTGGCGCACTATcttattgccaaataaagttctggtTCATATTGCACTTGAGAAAAGAACCATAGTTGTAGCATACAAGATAGTTcgttccagacacacttgtttctacgaaaaagaacggcccctaaacttgccgtcgggatacgaCACGAAAAACATTCAGTTTAAGGGAGTCTCGTTCACACCGCaatatttcatgaggattttctgatctccAGATTCGCACATTATGAGTGCTTACTCGTCATTGATAATGTCTTCATCGTCACGGTTTATCATTTCACTtgcgaagctagcacgcaaaccataatctgtaggctttagagcttgtaacggctgtaaacgatatggatgcagttgtaagcgtttccttaaacgCTTACATCTGCGCATTGCATCTGTCTGTGTGGAGGGCAGATGTCTCTGGAATCGCTCATTCGCGACTAGCCTTCaaacggatttcctaggactacgcacaaaagactctcttacacgttcaacattgcCTTCGGATACATTCGATCACTCTATACTTTTCTTTACAAATACTGCCagtgatttgaaattatttataccatctacgaatgttatttttattcgaGGGATAACACagaacgcacgttgaacggtaattacagattcacactttacAACACTCGTAGAACATTTTCTGTTGGGATGgttgccatctttgctactagcccTTTGaagcggaaggtacaggaaacacTTTATGAGCTGGCGCAcggctaaaactgtttgagttgctctttcattcgtgtataatttaatcaaaaacctAAAACTTACCTAACCTTACTTAAACTTACTTTACataaaacttgagaaatattacatagctttaaaaccccgatattaacaggattttggtatttttcagtAGTTTGATGAGACTAATATAGTGTGCCAAGGCAGGTGTTATTATGTGTTATACTTGTTTAAGGAATGAAATTGTTAAAACGATATTGCAATAAAGTAATCGCTAGCGCAAGATGTTTAACCCCTTCTCATTAATATATCATGAAGAGAAAATCAAATTACTGAAAATTCAAATCATCAAATGTAAATACGGGGGGAGTGAAAAGTTACACGACCCTGAATTCATTACCCACtgaaatggaaatttgtttttCGTTTGCCATTAATGTATGGGTTGGTATCGATTGACTTTGTAGCAATAACTTATAGGTATACACAATAATCAAGAAATATTTCTCTATTTTGTTTATCAGTAACATATGTGATGTAGAAAGACCAACGTGCATTTTATGCAGTCTTAACGTGTATTTATGCTTTAGAAACATTTCAAATCGCAATCGTTTTTAAAGTGCCAAAAAGCTTTTTCGCGAccaataagtttaaaattttacgcATAATCACTCGTTTCAGAAAACCCGATAATGGAAGAACGAAAACGGTCCGGCAGGCCGGTAATTTTGAATGACCATTATTTAGAACATGTCTACGTATTCTCTGAACGATCACCTCAAAATTCATTAAGAAGGCTATCTTAGGAGATTGGAATGTCGCAAGGGAgataaaaaatccacaaaaaaattaaagttacgtCCGTATCGCATTCACCACTTCCAAGAATAGCGAGAACCGATCGCGGTAAAAGACTCAATTATTTCAACGGTTTATGCGTTTTGTTCGCGGcaatatttggatttttgataatattttgttaagtatCTTTTAGCGTCGTTTCATGTAAGTGGTTATATAAACACCCAGAATAACCGATATTAAAATGTAGACTCCTCACTTTTTCCGCGAAACATTATATTCATAAAAGATCGGAGTGTAGTGAACGATTTCTCAGAACAGAATAAATGATCGAATATTTTTCACGGTAATTGTAACATCTGTCTAGAAGATTATAACTGACTTTATAGCGCTCTAGAGGAAGATGAACTTGATTACTGGTTGCGGTAAGACAGTGCAACActttacacataaaataataaatacactttgCTGTTACGTGAGTTCTTTGGAGAGAATATCATCTCCTACGATCTATGGCCAGCTATGTCGCCATATTTATCTCACACGGAATTTTTTCTTTggagttatttaaaataagaaataatcctCGCACGATTGATCGATTAAAACGGAACACTGTCGTCAAATTATTCCATATCAGGGCTATAACCACTAAAAAGCTAGCTGCTGGTATGAAAAAACATGTGGCTGCAGTTGAACCGGTTATACAACTtctattcattaattttgaagatttattataacaaaattaatgtgtttaaaaattatttgatattattaaatatttaatatttattaaaaatgtaatagttttttgattttttaaaatctgggtTGCGTAACTTTTCACtcactatatatttattaacatgtatgcaaattttcatcaaagttaggttgttttttaatttatttatatatatttttactgtaccAGTAATTCActtgtaatacaattttatgatGAAAACTGTTAATTTGTGTTCGATACTATTGATATTTGTCATAATAGCAGGATAATCAGATATATTAATTATGTGGTCGTCTTTTTGTGGTGTGgtcataacaaataaaatatttccttatttacaAAGCATCTATCCCttgttttaattctaatttagcgatatttttgtgtttgattAGTAGTTGTGCGCTCattattagtgatataaaaatattacttttctgaaaaaaaaattatcatttaattgtttttacagcCGCATAAATGGAATTAATTAATATCTATCGACTGATattcttaatgaatttaataattttatgcgaagtaaaaattataagtaaaactgAAAACAGTTGCAAGAAGGAGGATCTTTTACCATTCTACGAGAACGAGGTAAACCCTGATGGAAGTATTACATGGGAAGATTATAATATCACGATTCCAAAACATATGGTGTACAATGATACAGATGGAATAACTGCTTGTGCGTGTTCTTTAATAACGTGTTTACGTAAATGTTGTCGATATAGTttttcgtataataataaaaaatgtactaacaACGGTAATACATTTGATTATGGACAAATAttggaaaatacaaaaattcatacaaatacatcgtttgatatttataataaatttacaatgatCGAGCAACAACGATATGATAATGAATATTCTGATTTTATACcgtctaataaatatattatttttgaaaacggAACTATTTTAATAAAGTCTGACGACGAATTAAATCATGTCACTTATAGTGTTTACCATTACTGTTTGGAATGGTCTAATACAACACGAGATGTGGTTGCTAGAACACTTAAATCTAAAGAAAGACATGTTGCATTTGAAGCGTTAGAATATGTCGCTATTTCTATATCATTACCTCTTCTTTTGTTTACGTTTTTTGTATACTGCGTAATaccagaattaaataatttatttggaaaGTGTTTAATGAGCAAGATAGCTGCAAGTTTTACTCAAATTATTGCgcatttgtttgtaaatttttatataacaacagACAAACCAATACCCTTCATTATTTATCTAGCAGGtaagataatttcttttaataatatatatatttttataagatttagtgTTAATTTAATGAATCTGTAGCGGCtaactttgttataaatattaaagtgggtaaatataaagtgatttttGAAAGGGAAGGCACACTTGTACATTAGAAAATCTTAAGATTGTAAAAAGAGAAAGACTACGAGGAATTCAGACAGATTGTAAGTCTAAGCTTAGCTTAGATTTTGAGATTTAACtagtatttaatattgtaaaagaaaaatttatctacgctattttaccagtaaaataaaacattaactggCGAATGCGcgaacttcattaaaaaaactttttttaagctttatattaaatttcatcttaatttacAGTAACAAGTATAAATATAGACATTAACCACCGTTTACTTGTGGTAAAACGTAGAAGATTAATAGCCTGTTTTATTCGGATATTTTGTTGCGTTAAGGTGTTTTGGTAACGCTGGACAACAAAATATCGTTTTTGTTTGTTACGAGAATGTTAATAACTAAATCTTATAGtaacgggtgtttcaaaaaggacgcaaccctaatattaagaaggtagaagttacgcataggtaaattttatttctccctataTGTCAATTGGCAACACTGTATTCCAGTTAGCAGtttgtaacagttgaaatgtttttcttatgggctagtgctataccagtataaattcaactatgtcgttttccaaggacgaacgtgtatttattattgagatttattgcgcgtataaatcttacgaacgagtgaaagacgagtttagaataaaattttccaatttttcagttCATAATAAGTTGACAAAATCGCGTTCGATTATTAAATTTCGTGAGACTGGGAGTGTATGTGATCGGAAAAGCATAGGTAACACATCACTTtttaacagtagaagttctgaAGAATGTGAAAATTCGTTTGACGCGCTCACTCAGGGCTATCTTCACTAGGGCTAGGGTTTCACTATCTACAactttcagggctactaaaaaacTACAATCGTATGCTTATGGCATCGgtgtcgttcaagaactgaaaaaaGTAGACTACGGAAAATGTTTACATATTGTCGGTTTCGTTCTCTTGTTGGTGGGAACGGTATTGAAAGTTTTGATTGTCTTTATTTCAGCGACGAGGCACGGTTTCACTCGAATGGcaacattaacagccaaaacttcCGAATATGGAGCGGTGAAAATCTTCACGCGTTTCACGAACGACCATAACGCACATGTAAAATTGATGTTTGCTATCCCATCTCCCGGTGTCGTGTAATAGAATCTTTATTTTCTGACAAATTTGTAAACGGTATGGTTTATCGTAACTTAATCGAAAACTTATTCTCATGATAGATTTACACGAACGAGAATGTTGGTTCCAGCAGCATAACACAACGTGTCATATGCTAATGAAACGTTGGATATGTTACAGGAAGTTTTTGGCtatcgtttgatatcaaaaggatTGTTGCCTCcaagatccccagatcttacaCAAGCAGACGTTTTCCTTAgggggtatttaaaaagtgtagtttttaaaatccattttcatacacttgacgaattgaaagctaacattgaaagtgagatttaaaatattacgaaaagtggctgcaaatatTATGAAACGTGTACGAACCCGTATCGGGATCACAGGAAATAACTTTGAACATTAATTGTAATgctattaaaggtaatttgaatattgtataagtattttattaatatttttgtaataaattcacgtcgtcaaacaaaggggttgcgtcctttttgaaacacccgttaTTTTTGATGCTGCTTTCAAATATGTGAATGGTTTCTttctactagttttttttttctaattactattttttgttataaggaAAAAGCATTGTGGCGGTAGTATAACAAAATTTCTGCATGCCTAAAATTTGTTTCTCTTGGATTTTTTGGTGTAGTTTGCTGTAAATACATAAGTCTTGAGATTCCCGCCGTTGTGAGCCTGCATTCTTTGGTTCCATTTTCCCTGATAGTTTGTTTCCTGGTGAAAGTGTCCTCCATGTTTGTCATTAACAGCTTCAAGATTTGtaaggaaaaaatccaaatgagaaTCTAAGAAGTGGATCTTTTTTAGATCCATGTTCTTTATCGTCTTTAagaaatttaactataatttctttgtaattgtcAGCCTTATGATTTCCAAGGAAATTGTTTACtacctttttaaaagattttttcgcATCAGCCTTACAGTCATTCAAACTATTTTCAGAttcaatatcatttattatttttattatttgcggTCCAACAACTTCCTTTATCTTATCTTTTATATTAGGGAACTTgttttttagaaagtaaaattcAATCTCATCACGATCTATTGCtttagtgaaatttttcattaaacctagcttaatgtgtagtggcgGAAGGTAAACTTTTAAAGGTTTTAGAACTATCGGCACGTAAGTTGGCATAAGAAGTACTAGCATTTAGCAAACATTTTTCACGGTACTAGGccgactgaaaacattgtcagtttaataagcatgatatttataaccaaaaatacatacgatgctgtttaattaaaactagtttaatatccctttaatattattattttaaagtacttcaaataattatattttctactcaCTTAATTGCTGTAGCTCGCAAATTCCGAAGTCGCTGTCGTCGGTAGATTCTAAACAGCTAGTATCCGATTCTGAATACACATTTATCACAAATTTGcgatgaaaatttgaaatttgaatgaATGGacatcatataaatgttcatcttcaatgtatttttttttcaacgttgaCAACATGCTTGCAGACATTGCTCCACTCGGCTTCAGAcactttattaaatttctcttcAGCTTACTGAAGAACGTCTGAAGAACGatattaaaagttgttttctCTTAGTTACTTGCCCTTTCACTTGACTCCAAATCATTTCAATGGCATTTAAGTCAGAGTGATAAGGTGGCAGTCGTAGAACTGTGTGACCACAATTttcgaaaatattatttattggaattttttatttattttctttgtgtaattttatatcatataattcgGTGTTTGTCATAGCAGGAGAATAGTTAATTCGTTGGTCTGCTAGCCATTTTATCATATCGCTATAtaaagagttagaatttggctgcttttgtagCAGAACGTTGTGACACGTTATCTAGTACATTGACCGACCGAGGTGGCAAGTTGGGGATACACTTCTGCAGTAACAATTCTCCGTGTACTTCTCGGAATCCATCGATTTGTgataatctcctttcttatttgactcatacataaagtaaagcattgttaatgaatcctttattacagccggcacgaacaattattaaaactgaGTCCTTGGATAGTGGTGTTTTCAGTTTCTCATGAAGGTTTGCTGTGTTTACTCACGATTTTGGTATCGCATGACTACTATGAATGTAGGTTTCATCTATGTATGCAATCGGTCTTCCTTCTTCACGAAACAGggaaatttcattctttgcattttaatgtcatgCCGTTCTACCACTATTTTCCGGTTGTCTTTTGTGATTTCCCATCTACAGTAAAACtcattttacgtaatattctccttaaaaatctttcactccctttgaaattaatttaactttcgcGGGCTCTCTGCATAATTCTCTGCACAGTAGGAACGAATTGttcggttacataaaatttatttattaaacgcctCAAAGCATCTGTGTCAAACGAATCTAAATTGTACACAGTACTGGGGTGATTTACACGTTTTCTCGGCGAAACAGTTTTCCTCGGTgttttctcagtttcatttgatttctcTTCTGCTATAATTATTTGGACCGTTTGTTTTGATACCTTTGTCGCTTCAACAAACGTATTCAGAACTTCAGTTTTCTTCACTATTCCGGTTCcggcattgttttgtaaaaagaaattgtaaacatttaataCGATTTCCCTCGCCTTACTATGAACTACTGTACCTTTTTCTCCTAACTTGGGAATTTTAAAAGATTACCTAAACTTATAACACTAATATAATGTCCCTCATCAATACTATTAGGCTTTATATGACAAAATTATTGCACTAATAATAATCAAGCTAGCAGAAAGTAGCGCATTCACATATGTacttttatctataataatattagtaagtagtagtagtagtagtagtaataataattttagtaagatGAAAAAAAGGacaatgaattgtttttaatttaccagATCATATTCACAAATACAGTACAATAGCTAGTTACTTCTGGATGAGTCTGATTTGCTATGAAATTTGGAGAGTTTTTCGGTAAGtttcatattatgtaaattaattatattttaataactaagtttcatgtttattaacattgttttataaatcatatcagaattatttttacttgttacCTTTTTACGAAATTACATAGTTGTTTACCGAGTCGATAAACTTGATTTTTCATAAGcacaatattaagatataaagataattttaaaaaaagctgacaatacagttgtaggactttcttctgatgcacggcttgcacacacaacttaatttaaaatatttataattttatttaaatataatatcttttgtttatttaattctatgattctaactaaagcgcgcgcgcatatcgtatttcattcgcgcgggtgtggcggtactagcggccactttaaatactttttttacactttaaatattattcatttatttaattatatcactcacctgtgacgttacaacatagaagactacagcagctgtatgtcagtgtTATGCTAGCGCTCCTtatggtgagagggggtactattgaggcagtatacagttaagtaaaactcGGCCCAGGGGAGCGTCCTTAAACTCTACCCCACACACCGACAGGTTCGGCCCCACCCACCGGCAGTTCGGCTCCACCGGTTGGATCTTTTCTCTCTATTCCTGCCTCCAATCCCCAGGAGGGGGTAACCGGGCTCAACTGTGTCGTTCCCCCCCACAGGGACCTGGTCTCGGTCTTAAATCGTGTGTCACTTTAGTAATAGACTGGCTAttgaaaaacacacacacacacaaacactcaAACATATTATCAAAAATCAATCCAGTTGAACAACTAAAACTAAATCTCTAAAGATCAGGCGCATCACGAGCTACAAACACATTAATACATGAACAACTACAGTATTTACGCCTATGTAGGCCGCTGCATGTGCGTATAAGCCAAGGTTTCTGAGACGATcattttaggtaaaaataataatttttttagaatttttttgagagATCAAAACAGACAGTAGTAATATTGAGAAACTTGACAACTTGCAAATGCCTAAAATCTGCACTGTTCACGTAATAATTCCCTCCACATAGAGGGATGAATGTTGAAAGGCGTCGACCGCATACTAGGTAACGATACCGCACGTGTGAAAGGGGAAGAGGGTGGAGAGCATTCCTTTTTCTTTAGTTGACTGGTCCCTCAAAACAGTAAACTAAGAGCAAGTTATAGTTCTAAATTTAAGTTTCTAGTAGTAGGTTATGCACAAGAAAATGGAAACCGAGAAGCTCGGAGGAAGTTCGATGTGGACGAGAAAAATGTACGAATATGGATTGAATAAAACATCTCTCTCTTGATAAAATATCCCAAAGTAAGCAATCTTTTAGTGACAAGAAGGCAAAATAACCGGAAGTAGAAGCCATTCTGTGGAAAACTCAAGAAAAAACAGGCAGATGGATTTTCTGTATCGTGGAAATGATACAGTTTGAAGTGCGTCAATTATCAGACAGTATGGGAATTTCTCAGAGTGTATTTAAAGTCAGTTATGGCTGGGCAAAAGTCTTTATGGCACGAAATGACCTCGTGATTCGGCGGTGGACAAAAGTGGCGGGACTTCCCGACTCCTACCAGGAGAAACTGTTTGAATTACAATGACATGTTCTGAAGTTACAAAAGACATACAACTACAGCACGGGGGCAATTGGAAGTGTAGGAAACTCCCGTATTCTTCATTACACTAAGTGAAACAGCAGTGAAAAAACAGTGCGATAAGAAGTTAGAAGCAGAAAAACATCGATGTACCGTTATGCTAGATATCATTgctaaccaccgggttggtctagtggtgaattcgtcaacgcaaatcagctgatttcgaaatcgaaagttctgagattcaaatcacttttatacggatttgaatactagatcgtggatataccggagttctttggtggttgggtttcaattaaccacacatctcaggaatagtcgatctgagactgtacaagactacacttcatttagattcatacatatcatcctcattcatcctctgaagtaatatctaacggtggtttcagaggctacacagaaaaagagagatatcACTGCCGATGGACATAATCTCCCACCTTACGTCATTTTTAAGCGTAAAAACCATACCTAAGGAGAAGCTACCGCCTGGAATATTGGTGAGTGCAAGAGAAACCGAAGGAGAAGTTGCAGTAAGAGAAGAGTGACATGATTGTGATACCAGAATGGACGATGACTGGCGTGTTACAACCACTCGACATTTCCATTAACATTTAAGGTTCATTTGCGATGTTTTTATTGAGACTGGAGATGCAGTTCTATGGAAGTGATTCCGACCGGGCGTTTGAAGAAAGTTTCATTATATCGATTCTGTGAGTGGATCGTAGCTGCATGGAAACTCATACCAGACGAAATGGTCACCAAGTGTTTGTTCTCAAAGTCATCTTCATTTCAAACTctcggtcccaatattttccttataatcttcctttccggtttctttatttcttctatttcggtTTTCCTATTTAAGGTCAATATTTCAGTGGCATATAATGCTATGGGTTTAATAACTATGTTGTAATCCCGGATTTTCGTTTGGTGCGAGAGGGATTTCTTGCTGTAGAGATTTTGCACTAAACCTTGAGCTTTCCTGACCTGCAGACGATCCAATTGACTTGATTTCTCAGAGCTATTCTGCGTAATAAATTTTCCAAGGTATTAAAGTGAggtactttatttattactccatattttgtgtttaaatttgggaTTTTTATTCCTTAGCAGATGAAcactattttttcaaacaaaatctgTAGTCCCACTTTTTGTGCACATTCCTTgagtgtttctatttgttttatcgcAGTCCGTTCGTCTTCCGCAAGGATTGCCAAATCGTCTGCAAATGCCAGGTAAcggatacttaaatttaatttcgcgAATCCCAGTAAAATCGGTTtccagtatttttgttgtttgagtgTATCCTCCCACTCTTTCATCACTTTGTCTGTTAAATAGCAGAAGGGAGAGTCCATCCCTTGTCTCACTCCCGTCTTAATTTCAAAGGGTTCTGAGATTTCGcccataaattttattctagATTTAGTTCCAGTTAATGTTTGTTCTATTAAtctacacatttatatataaaaagatttttattatttgttaaacaatcatttatattatattcaattttttttttgaagtcagtaC contains these protein-coding regions:
- the LOC142328943 gene encoding putative G-protein coupled receptor Mth-like 6 produces the protein MELINIYRLIFLMNLIILCEVKIISKTENSCKKEDLLPFYENEVNPDGSITWEDYNITIPKHMVYNDTDGITACACSLITCLRKCCRYSFSYNNKKCTNNGNTFDYGQILENTKIHTNTSFDIYNKFTMIEQQRYDNEYSDFIPSNKYIIFENGTILIKSDDELNHVTYSVYHYCLEWSNTTRDVVARTLKSKERHVAFEALEYVAISISLPLLLFTFFVYCVIPELNNLFGKCLMSKIAASFTQIIAHLFVNFYITTDKPIPFIIYLADHIHKYSTIASYFWMSLICYEIWRVFRCSSGQIANNKEDKVKFIKYSLYGWGVPLVLYFVLHQIKSYIYYKSQFDNEKKKIYSLVIHGSILITVNIVNSAMFISTTCNIFKQQKQTKTIQSGINRCNEKNRKEGLYLYLTFFFVMGMCRIPNVFVFIFELNWLMEAVSVLYEFEGVFLFIIFICKGRILRAIRDKFFPSGSFTKTSKTTSSSSLKDFNLAVQKSSENINFKKSCQSLELSST